A window of Apium graveolens cultivar Ventura chromosome 8, ASM990537v1, whole genome shotgun sequence contains these coding sequences:
- the LOC141676649 gene encoding amino acid transporter AVT6C-like: MHPIKSTETNKSMKLETTSVAPLLPKIIQASDEGASISSAVFNISTCMIGAGIMSIPATLKVLGIIPGFLLIVLMALLVDVTVEFLLRYTRSGNSNSYAGVMAESFGKTGSFALQFCIILSNLGGLIIYLIIIGDVLTGSQSSETIHLGILQEWFGIHWWNSRPFALLFMVLFVLLPLLLQPRIESLGHASAVSILLALVFVAISFSMAIYAIWAGQTMKLRLFPDISSTDSFLKLFTTIPVLATGLVCHIIIHPVKAELSKTSDMTSAVRMSLLLTVSIYFAVGFIGYLLFGDTIMSDMLVNFDKNSDSPLGLLVNDVVRISYSIHLLLVFPVINFSLRANVDELLFPKKISLESDTPRFVCLTCAILAIAYLAAIVVPDIWYFFQFVGSTTIACLAFVFPGAIVLRDAHGISTRKDRIMAVVVIVLAIITSSVAIFNNLYSSVQ, translated from the exons ATGCACCCTATCAAATCAACAGAAACCAACAAGTCAATGAAGTTAGAAACAACATCAGTAGCTCCTCTACTACCAAAGATCATACAAGCTTCAGATGAAGGTGCATCAATATCATCTGCAGTTTTCAATATATCAACCTGCATGATTGGTGCTGGGATCATGTCAATTCCAGCAACTCTTAAAGTCCTTGGTATCATTCCAGGGTTTTTGTTGATTGTGCTGATGGCTCTTTTGGTGGATGTCACTGTGGAGTTTTTGCTCAGGTACACTCGTTCTGGCAACTCAAATTCTTATGCTGGTGTTATGGCTGAGTCTTTTGGGAAGACTGGATCATTTGCACTGCAGTTCTGTATCATTTTATCGAATCTCGGTGGGCTTATCATTTACTTGATTATTATTG GGGATGTGCTCACAGGTAGCCAGTCCAGTGAAACGATACATTTGGGTATTCTACAAGAATGGTTTGGCATCCACTGGTGGAACTCTCGCCCATTCGCTCTACTTTTCATGGTGCTTTTCGTTTTGCTTCCTCTGCTCTTGCAGCCACGTATAG AATCACTAGGACATGCTTCAGCAGTGTCTATTCTCTTGGCATTGGTATTTGTTGCTATAAGTTTCTCTATGGCCATTTATGCTATTTGGGCAGGACAAACCATGAAACTGAGACTGTTTCCAGATATTTCTAGCACAGATTCCTTCCTTAAACTATTCACCACCATCCCGGTCTTAGCCACAGGCCTCGTCTGCCATATTAtta TTCATCCAGTCAAAGCAGAGCTGAGTAAAACTTCGGATATGACCTCAGCTGTCCGGATGTCTCTGTTACTCACTGTTTCCATTTACTTTGCTGTTGGATTTATTGGATACTTGCTATTTGGTgacacaatcatgtctgacatgCTTGTAAACTTTGATAAAAACTCTGATTCTCCACTTGGTTTGTTAGTAAACGATGTAGTTCGAATAAGCTACTCAATCCACCTGCTCTTAGTATTTCCAGTAATCAACTTCTCATTAAGGGCTAATGTCGATGAACTCCTCTTCCCAAAGAAAATTTCGTTGGAATCGGATACCCCAAGATTTGTGTGCCTTACATGTGCTATACTTGCGATTGCTTACTTGGCAGCAATAGTCGTTCCCGACATATGGTATTTTTTCCAGTTTGTCGGATCAACCACGATTGCTTGCCTTGCATTTGTATTCCCAGGTGCAATTGTTTTGAG AGATGCTCATGGTATATCAACAAGAAAGGACAGGATTATGGCTGTGGTGGTGATTGTTCTAGCAATAATAACAAGTTCAGTTGCCATTTTCAACAATTTGTACAGTTCAGTTCAGTAA
- the LOC141678342 gene encoding uncharacterized protein LOC141678342, giving the protein MSRTGTMVLWMFYLAVGGCIALLFEWGHRKFALSDPTTVVCTVIFTAIVIVLTELLPQKGAITRFLSRAHKDYNWMTEFLLGALPAVGVMVLPNLTKSGAGGIVTWFSAFFVISEILFIALYATEEVFFDVLRILSKQSSGFSVISLTKGDYPTAIVCGFASCVCWILMGYGLAELRSHHIE; this is encoded by the exons ATGTCTAGGACTGGAACAATGGTATTGTGGATGTTTTACCTGGCAGTAGGAGGCTGCATTGCTCTGTTGTTTGAGTGGGGTCACAGGAAATTCGCATTGTCGGATCCTACCACAGTGGTCTGTACAGTAATTTTTACTGCTATCGTGATCGTCTTAACAGAACtgctgcctcaaaaaggggctATCACAAGGTTTTTGTCCAGAGCTCATAAGGATTACAATTGGATGACAGAGTTTCTGCTTGGTGCCCTGCCAGCGGTGGGCGTGATGGTACTCCCTAACCTGACGAAGAGCGGAGCGGGAGGAATTGTAACATGGTTTTCCGCCTTTTTTGTGATATCTGAAATTTTGTTCATTGCTTTGTATGCTACTGAAGAAGTATTCTTTGATGTGTTGCGCATTCTTTCAAAGCAATCAAGTGGTTTCTCAGTCATCTCATTAACAAAGGGTGATTATCCAACTGCCATAGTTTGCGGCTTTGCCTCTTGTGTTTGTTGGATACTCATG GGTTATGGTCTGGCCGAGCTAAGGAGTCATCATATCGAATAG